The following are encoded in a window of Coleofasciculaceae cyanobacterium genomic DNA:
- a CDS encoding cold-shock protein translates to MSTGTVKFFNDKKGFGFILQDDGGDDLFVHASEIQGSDVSLTDNQKVKYEVGQGRKGLCSKRVY, encoded by the coding sequence ATGAGTACGGGTACAGTAAAATTTTTCAACGACAAAAAGGGCTTTGGTTTCATTCTTCAAGATGACGGGGGAGACGATCTATTTGTTCATGCCTCGGAGATTCAAGGTAGTGATGTAAGCCTTACAGATAATCAAAAGGTAAAATATGAGGTTGGTCAAGGAAGAAAAGGGTTGTGTAGCAAAAGAGTGTATTAG